The Dysgonomonadaceae bacterium PH5-43 nucleotide sequence CCGAAACGGGGAAAAGGGGGACGTTCCCCCAAGAATGATCCGGCGGCTTACCGTTACTCGGTAAACTTCACGGCTGTCGAACACGCCCGGTTTCTCACCATGTTTGAGCAATCAGGGCTACAATCTATGGCACGTTTTATCGCTGCCCGTGTATTCGGGGACGAGTTTCGTGTGGTAAAAATCGACCGTTCCGCTATGGAATACGTTACCAAACTCACTTCTTTCTACGCACAATTCCGTTCCGTAGGAACGAATTACAACCAAGTTGTAAAGGAGTTACACAGTAATTTT carries:
- a CDS encoding hypothetical protein (product_source=Hypo-rule applied; cath_funfam=1.10.150.20; pfam=PF19514; superfamily=46942), whose protein sequence is MNENAKNSPKRGKGGRSPKNDPAAYRYSVNFTAVEHARFLTMFEQSGLQSMARFIAARVFGDEFRVVKIDRSAMEYVTKLTSFYAQFRSVGTNYNQVVKELHSNFSDKKALALLYKLEKATIELVEIGKNILELSEEFKGQWLQK